One Dysosmobacter welbionis DNA segment encodes these proteins:
- a CDS encoding ABC transporter permease: MKKTCKANLPAMIFLFALLILWQAGAMGLDAAYILPSPTQILAKLWELRDVLFTVHLPATMLVTAIGLGISLVLGLALAVVMDESDLVRKMIYPIVVVSQTIPTTAIAPLFVLWFGYGIWSKVLVTVLITFFPITITVYDGLRSAKTEMAELLETYGATKKDIFLKIKVPCALPYFFSAVKMAVPMSIIGAAIGEWLGAKSGLGYFSRRMMTQLDGAGVFAPIVLLSAAAILAVAVVNLLEKRFVRWRGES, encoded by the coding sequence ATGAAAAAGACCTGTAAAGCAAATCTACCTGCCATGATTTTTCTCTTCGCCCTGTTGATTCTCTGGCAGGCGGGGGCCATGGGATTAGACGCGGCCTATATCCTGCCGTCTCCCACCCAGATCCTGGCGAAGCTGTGGGAGCTGCGGGATGTCCTCTTCACTGTTCATCTGCCCGCCACCATGCTGGTGACGGCCATCGGCCTGGGGATCTCTCTGGTGCTGGGCCTGGCCCTGGCGGTGGTGATGGACGAGAGCGACCTGGTCCGCAAGATGATCTATCCCATCGTGGTGGTGTCCCAGACCATTCCCACCACCGCCATCGCACCGCTCTTTGTGCTGTGGTTCGGCTACGGCATCTGGAGCAAGGTGCTGGTGACAGTGCTCATCACCTTTTTCCCCATCACCATCACAGTGTACGACGGGCTCCGCTCCGCCAAGACGGAGATGGCGGAGCTGCTGGAGACTTACGGTGCCACGAAGAAGGACATCTTTTTGAAGATCAAGGTGCCCTGCGCCCTGCCATACTTCTTCTCCGCCGTCAAGATGGCGGTGCCCATGAGCATCATCGGCGCGGCCATCGGCGAGTGGTTGGGGGCCAAGAGCGGCCTGGGCTACTTCTCCCGCCGCATGATGACCCAGTTGGACGGCGCCGGGGTGTTCGCCCCTATTGTGCTGCTGTCCGCGGCGGCCATCCTGGCGGTGGCCGTTGTGAACCTGCTGGAAAAGCGGTTCGTCCGCTGGAGGGGAGAGTCCTGA
- a CDS encoding helix-turn-helix domain-containing protein, with product MKQADCLRMALAELPQGTMEIVGRPAAEPGVLFTGTFQGETDGRGRMEVYPVFPGVEASFNTVLGTYAAFRHEAARSTLEINHCRLGRVGWDLRDGMSVYLGEGDLSLHSADCCADSVMHFPAEMYAGLMICVDLTHLAESPPPILAEADFQAERLAEKFCGGGTFALPAGPELEEIFRPLYRQPEMRRLPYLRLKLQELLLYLEGLESGGRELTRYGSQQTARIQEIHALLTEHLDRRYTIEELSHRYLLNTSTLKEVFKAVYGLPIATYMKEYRVRRAMELLRESGGSIAAIAAAVGYESQGKFTRAFKDVTGQLPTEYRREHRG from the coding sequence ATGAAGCAAGCGGATTGCCTGCGGATGGCTCTGGCGGAGCTGCCGCAGGGGACTATGGAGATCGTGGGGCGCCCTGCGGCCGAACCTGGGGTTTTGTTCACCGGGACATTTCAGGGAGAGACGGATGGACGGGGACGGATGGAGGTCTACCCGGTCTTTCCGGGGGTGGAGGCGTCCTTCAACACGGTCCTGGGCACCTATGCCGCCTTCCGGCACGAGGCGGCCCGGTCCACGCTGGAGATCAACCACTGCCGCCTGGGCCGGGTGGGCTGGGACCTGCGGGACGGCATGTCGGTCTATCTGGGGGAGGGCGATCTGTCCCTCCACAGTGCGGACTGCTGCGCGGATTCTGTGATGCACTTCCCGGCGGAGATGTACGCGGGGCTGATGATCTGCGTAGATTTGACCCATCTGGCGGAGTCGCCGCCCCCCATCTTGGCGGAGGCGGACTTCCAGGCCGAGAGGCTGGCGGAAAAATTCTGCGGAGGCGGGACCTTCGCCCTTCCGGCGGGACCGGAGCTGGAGGAGATCTTCCGGCCCCTGTACCGGCAGCCGGAGATGCGGCGGCTGCCCTATCTCCGGCTGAAGCTCCAGGAGCTGCTGCTGTATTTGGAGGGGCTGGAGTCCGGCGGGCGGGAGCTGACCCGGTACGGCTCCCAGCAGACGGCGCGTATCCAGGAGATCCACGCATTGCTGACCGAGCACCTGGACCGGCGGTACACCATTGAGGAGCTCTCCCACAGGTATCTGCTGAACACCTCCACCTTGAAGGAGGTGTTCAAGGCGGTGTACGGCCTGCCCATCGCCACCTATATGAAAGAGTACCGGGTGCGCAGGGCCATGGAGCTGCTGCGGGAGAGCGGCGGGAGCATCGCCGCCATCGCGGCCGCCGTGGGCTACGAGAGCCAGGGGAAATTCACCCGGGCATTCAAGGATGTGACGGGACAGCTCCCCACGGAGTACCGGCGGGAGCACCGGGGCTGA
- a CDS encoding ArsR/SmtB family transcription factor, whose translation MEEKKLPHDHGQSMERELEQMPSVDDFQTVADIFKQLGDGSRIRIFWLLCHCEECVINLSSMVEMSSPAVSHHLKQLKAGGLIVSRRDGKEVYYKAAETERAQLLHHMIEAMVEIACPSA comes from the coding sequence ATGGAAGAAAAGAAGCTGCCCCACGACCATGGACAGTCCATGGAGCGGGAGCTGGAACAGATGCCCAGCGTGGACGATTTCCAGACAGTGGCTGACATCTTCAAACAGCTGGGGGACGGCAGCCGCATCCGGATTTTTTGGCTGCTGTGCCACTGTGAAGAGTGCGTCATCAACCTCTCCTCCATGGTGGAGATGAGCTCCCCGGCGGTGTCCCACCACCTGAAGCAGCTGAAGGCCGGCGGCCTGATCGTCAGCCGGCGGGACGGGAAAGAGGTCTACTATAAGGCTGCCGAGACGGAGCGGGCCCAGCTGCTGCACCACATGATTGAGGCGATGGTGGAGATTGCCTGCCCCTCGGCGTGA
- a CDS encoding heparan-alpha-glucosaminide N-acetyltransferase, whose product MAADSGTRTLVRPRRRIASLDALRGLTLVSMIAYHACWDLVYLFHADWDWYRGTGAYIWQQSICWTFILLSGFCFSLGRRPLRRGLTVFGCGWVVTLVTVLFMPEEQIWFGVLTLIGSCMLLMVPLEKLLRHVPVGVGLAASAALFTLLRNVNQGTLGFEDWTLGTVPEGLYRNLLTAYIGFPPPDFFSTDYFSLLPWLFLFLAGHFLRRLLAGPMERLDPDALRCPPLCALGRQSLPVYMLHQPIVYGVLLGGAALLGR is encoded by the coding sequence ATGGCAGCAGACAGCGGGACTCGGACACTGGTCCGGCCCAGAAGGCGGATCGCCTCCCTGGATGCCCTGCGGGGCCTGACGCTGGTGAGCATGATCGCCTATCACGCCTGCTGGGACTTGGTGTATCTGTTCCACGCGGACTGGGATTGGTACCGGGGCACCGGCGCGTACATCTGGCAGCAGAGCATCTGCTGGACCTTTATCCTCCTCTCCGGATTTTGCTTCAGCCTGGGGCGGCGGCCCCTCCGGAGGGGACTGACGGTGTTCGGCTGCGGCTGGGTGGTGACGCTGGTGACGGTGCTCTTCATGCCGGAGGAGCAGATCTGGTTCGGCGTGCTGACGCTGATCGGCTCCTGCATGTTGCTGATGGTCCCACTGGAAAAACTGCTGCGGCACGTACCTGTGGGGGTGGGCCTCGCCGCCAGCGCGGCCTTGTTCACCCTGCTGCGGAACGTGAACCAGGGGACGCTGGGATTTGAGGACTGGACGCTGGGAACGGTACCGGAGGGACTTTACCGTAATCTGCTGACGGCGTACATAGGATTTCCGCCGCCGGACTTTTTCTCCACGGATTATTTCTCCCTGCTGCCCTGGCTGTTCCTGTTCCTGGCGGGGCATTTTCTCCGCCGCCTGCTGGCCGGGCCGATGGAGCGGCTGGATCCGGACGCGCTCCGGTGTCCGCCCCTGTGTGCCTTGGGCAGGCAGTCCCTGCCGGTATATATGCTCCACCAGCCGATAGTCTATGGGGTGCTGCTGGGCGGGGCTGCCCTGCTGGGACGGTGA
- the tenA gene encoding thiaminase II — translation MRTTQRLYEAAHPIWEQCHDHPFVRGIGDGSLDLEKFRWFLLQDYLYLFDYARVFAYGVVKARDPGLMRTFSANVDAILGGEMKVHRAYMARLGITEEQVFSVQPALSNLSYTHYMLSCAAAGGPAEIIAAILSCSWSYAEIGTRLAAIPGAADHPFYGEWIRSYAGEDYQKTNDALVELMDTLAESCTEAEYQRLEEIFVNCSRYELGFWEMAWTLER, via the coding sequence ATGAGAACGACACAGCGGCTGTACGAGGCCGCCCATCCCATCTGGGAGCAGTGCCATGACCATCCCTTTGTCCGGGGGATTGGAGACGGCAGCCTGGACCTGGAGAAGTTCCGGTGGTTCCTGCTGCAGGACTATCTGTACCTGTTCGACTACGCCCGGGTGTTCGCCTACGGTGTAGTGAAGGCCCGGGACCCCGGCCTGATGCGGACCTTCTCCGCCAATGTGGACGCGATTCTGGGCGGGGAGATGAAGGTCCACCGGGCCTACATGGCTCGGTTGGGCATCACGGAGGAGCAGGTGTTTTCTGTCCAGCCGGCCCTCTCCAATTTGTCCTATACCCACTACATGCTCTCCTGTGCCGCCGCGGGCGGGCCGGCGGAGATCATCGCCGCCATCCTCTCCTGCTCCTGGAGCTATGCGGAGATCGGCACGCGCTTGGCGGCCATCCCCGGCGCGGCGGACCACCCCTTCTACGGCGAGTGGATCCGCAGCTACGCGGGGGAGGACTACCAGAAAACCAACGACGCACTGGTGGAGCTGATGGACACCCTGGCGGAGAGCTGCACGGAGGCGGAATACCAGCGGCTGGAGGAGATCTTCGTCAACTGCAGCCGGTATGAGCTGGGCTTCTGGGAGATGGCCTGGACGCTGGAGCGATGA
- a CDS encoding ROK family protein, with the protein MLEKAGKNSGDNRRDNRGLVLRMVATGACRTRRDLVVRTGLSKMTISNIVGEMIDGDVLRESEVVCSEEPGRNPVRLRLSPEAPKAAGVAFLPGRCESVLCGLDLRVFRRAGTDLPKDAPEAVRRETALRLLDKMLSGTAGVRAIGLAADLPWRPGGEQMCPSESVRPAVRERYGLPVFLEDTCQSALLVESLFGRARNCRDVLFVSLGDRVGSAVLSGGQLCRGRGGRPLGLGHVTICAGGRPCRCGGRGCLELYVRSPEVLKKLYHRTGLEASYADFCRITGSGEVDRVFRETVDFLAAGIASALNLLNSELVLLGGDGLCWTDRHVADLESAIARLRPADGGGRVLVRKPRFLGEGALLGAACGGIARIFSGELPLQNG; encoded by the coding sequence ATGCTGGAGAAAGCGGGAAAAAACAGCGGAGACAACAGGCGGGACAACCGCGGATTGGTCCTGCGCATGGTTGCCACCGGCGCATGCCGGACCCGGCGGGATCTGGTGGTGAGAACGGGCTTGAGCAAAATGACCATCTCCAATATCGTGGGTGAGATGATCGACGGGGATGTCCTGCGAGAGAGCGAGGTGGTGTGCAGCGAGGAGCCGGGGCGGAACCCCGTGCGCCTCCGGCTCTCACCCGAAGCGCCGAAGGCAGCGGGCGTGGCGTTCCTCCCGGGCCGTTGTGAGAGTGTTCTGTGCGGGCTGGACCTCCGGGTATTCCGGCGGGCTGGCACGGACCTGCCGAAGGACGCTCCGGAGGCGGTGCGGCGGGAGACCGCTCTCAGGCTGTTGGACAAGATGCTGTCCGGGACGGCTGGTGTACGGGCCATCGGCTTGGCGGCGGACCTGCCCTGGCGGCCCGGCGGGGAGCAGATGTGTCCCTCGGAATCCGTGCGTCCGGCAGTCCGGGAGCGGTACGGCCTCCCGGTATTCCTGGAGGACACCTGCCAGAGCGCTCTGCTGGTGGAGAGCCTGTTCGGCAGGGCCCGGAACTGCCGGGACGTGCTGTTTGTCAGCCTGGGGGACCGGGTGGGCAGCGCGGTCCTCAGCGGCGGGCAACTGTGCAGGGGCCGGGGAGGACGGCCCCTGGGGCTGGGCCATGTCACCATCTGCGCCGGTGGCCGTCCCTGCCGGTGCGGCGGCCGTGGCTGCCTGGAGCTGTACGTTCGTTCGCCGGAGGTGCTGAAAAAACTGTATCATCGAACGGGACTGGAGGCTTCCTACGCCGATTTCTGCCGGATAACCGGCAGCGGGGAAGTAGACCGGGTGTTCCGGGAGACCGTGGACTTTCTGGCTGCAGGGATCGCCAGCGCCCTGAATCTGCTGAACAGCGAACTGGTGTTGCTGGGCGGCGACGGACTCTGCTGGACCGACCGGCACGTGGCGGATCTGGAATCCGCCATTGCCCGCCTGCGCCCAGCGGATGGGGGCGGCAGAGTCCTGGTGAGAAAGCCGCGCTTCCTGGGGGAGGGAGCGCTTCTGGGGGCGGCCTGCGGCGGGATCGCCCGGATCTTCTCGGGGGAGCTACCTCTTCAAAACGGGTGA
- a CDS encoding carbohydrate kinase family protein, whose amino-acid sequence MDLYSVGEMLVDFLPGSEPGSYIRNAGGAPANVAIAAARNGLEAAMCCSVGDDDFGRYLLGTLRENRVRCIRREPCREAVTTMAFVSLTEEGERSFTFVRKPGADMFLREEDVREADIRDTVIVHAGSCSLSASPAAEATAKALHLGREMGRLVSFDVNYRDMMWNGSQEACAAKVREILPDVDLLKISEEEADMLGGEAELPALMERYGLTLVVLTLGGQGARGYFRGRRLAVPGRRAHCADATGAGDAFWGGMLSQMRFRGVTQAEQLTEPLVQEALEYGNVSGWLCVQGRGAIPSLPTRQEIERHLV is encoded by the coding sequence GTGGACCTTTACAGCGTTGGCGAGATGCTAGTTGACTTTTTGCCGGGCAGTGAGCCCGGAAGCTATATTCGAAACGCCGGGGGCGCCCCTGCAAATGTGGCCATCGCCGCCGCCCGGAACGGGTTGGAGGCGGCCATGTGCTGCTCTGTGGGGGATGACGACTTCGGGCGGTACCTGCTGGGCACCCTCCGGGAAAACAGGGTGCGCTGTATCCGGCGGGAGCCCTGCCGGGAGGCGGTCACCACCATGGCGTTTGTCTCTTTGACGGAGGAAGGGGAGCGGAGCTTCACCTTTGTCCGCAAGCCTGGAGCGGATATGTTCCTTCGGGAGGAGGACGTACGGGAGGCGGACATCCGGGACACGGTGATCGTCCACGCCGGGTCGTGTTCTCTCTCCGCCTCCCCAGCGGCAGAGGCCACAGCCAAGGCCCTGCACCTGGGTCGGGAGATGGGCAGGCTGGTGAGCTTTGATGTGAATTACCGGGACATGATGTGGAACGGCAGTCAGGAGGCCTGCGCCGCAAAGGTGCGGGAGATCCTGCCGGACGTGGATCTGCTGAAGATCTCAGAGGAGGAGGCCGATATGCTGGGGGGCGAGGCGGAGCTGCCCGCCCTTATGGAGCGGTACGGATTGACGCTGGTGGTGCTGACCCTGGGCGGTCAGGGTGCCAGAGGATATTTCCGGGGGCGGCGCCTCGCTGTCCCGGGTCGGCGGGCCCACTGCGCGGATGCAACCGGCGCCGGAGACGCCTTCTGGGGCGGAATGCTGTCTCAGATGCGATTCCGGGGTGTCACCCAGGCGGAGCAGCTGACGGAGCCGCTGGTGCAGGAGGCGCTGGAGTACGGCAACGTCAGCGGATGGCTCTGTGTTCAGGGCAGAGGGGCGATCCCCTCCCTGCCCACCCGGCAGGAGATCGAGCGGCATCTGGTGTAA
- a CDS encoding M20/M25/M40 family metallo-hydrolase — protein MEDAKRQTLARIVRAGAEEMLPRQLALLEQICAIDSGTGNEAGNAAVTGLLEPVLSELGARTERVTEPGLGTHLVARVRPEQPRGKVLLAAHLDTVFGPGFAEKHHFHIEGEWAHGLGAGDCKSGVLISLFGALILKKAGLLPPWELTYLFTCDEETGSRSGRKVYAREAQDAALALVFEGGRERDGRPRFVTSRRGVILGTVDVAGREAHAGKAYLEGRSAVLELAHQIIRLYSFNDYEKGIYYNVAPISGGRPNGVVAGEARGEFCVAGIPENADFPVIQARLDSMADQVTVEGCRVQVTYRTLFPAMERNAANHSAYLRAAEAAELLGWEPEEIADPAATDGAYLSTYGVPTVDALSAIAEQIHTTEERVRIPSIRDRTALCAAMLGLLG, from the coding sequence ATGGAGGATGCCAAGAGACAGACACTGGCCCGGATCGTCCGGGCCGGGGCGGAGGAGATGCTGCCCCGCCAGCTGGCGCTGCTGGAACAGATCTGCGCCATCGACAGCGGCACCGGCAATGAGGCGGGCAACGCCGCCGTGACCGGGCTGCTGGAGCCGGTGCTCTCCGAGCTGGGGGCCCGGACAGAGCGGGTGACGGAGCCTGGTCTGGGGACCCATCTGGTGGCCCGGGTGCGGCCGGAACAGCCCCGGGGAAAGGTGCTGCTGGCCGCCCACCTGGACACGGTGTTCGGCCCCGGCTTTGCGGAAAAGCACCACTTTCATATTGAAGGGGAGTGGGCCCACGGCCTGGGGGCCGGGGACTGCAAGAGCGGCGTCCTTATCTCCCTGTTCGGGGCGCTGATTTTGAAAAAGGCGGGCCTGCTGCCCCCCTGGGAGCTGACGTACCTTTTCACCTGTGACGAGGAGACCGGCTCCCGGTCCGGCCGCAAGGTCTACGCCCGGGAGGCGCAGGACGCGGCTCTGGCCCTGGTGTTCGAGGGCGGCCGGGAGCGGGACGGACGTCCCCGGTTCGTCACATCCCGCCGGGGGGTGATTCTGGGAACCGTCGACGTGGCGGGGCGGGAGGCCCATGCGGGCAAGGCGTATCTGGAGGGCCGCAGCGCCGTGCTGGAGCTGGCTCACCAGATCATCCGGCTATACAGCTTCAACGACTATGAGAAGGGCATCTACTACAATGTGGCGCCCATCTCCGGCGGACGGCCCAACGGCGTGGTGGCCGGAGAGGCCCGGGGGGAGTTCTGCGTGGCCGGGATTCCGGAAAACGCGGACTTCCCGGTGATCCAGGCCAGGCTGGACAGCATGGCGGACCAAGTGACGGTGGAGGGCTGCCGGGTGCAGGTCACCTACCGGACGCTGTTCCCCGCCATGGAGCGGAACGCCGCCAATCACAGCGCCTATCTCCGGGCGGCAGAGGCGGCGGAGCTGCTGGGTTGGGAGCCGGAGGAGATCGCGGACCCCGCCGCCACCGACGGGGCCTATCTCTCCACTTACGGCGTCCCCACGGTGGACGCCCTCTCCGCCATCGCAGAACAGATCCACACCACGGAAGAGCGGGTGCGCATCCCCTCCATCCGGGACAGGACGGCCCTGTGTGCGGCGATGCTGGGCCTGCTGGGATAA
- a CDS encoding ABC transporter ATP-binding protein, translated as MLEFQNVSYQYPSEDFDIIDHLSFAVEPGSFHCIIGISGCGKSTIFRMTNGLLKPKAGTILVEGKSIVGRKHYCGYMPQKDLLFPWRTVGENVALPLEIQGELTRAERRDRAEAALADVGLAGCGSKMPDELSGGMRQRAAFARTMLTGCDLLLLDEPFSALDFLTRISMQEWLLDQWQRHKRTILFITHDVEEALFLSSSVLVVERTPIRELAEIPVPASFPRDRSCLKLPEMVELKEHLIDLLRKQVTP; from the coding sequence ATGCTGGAATTTCAGAACGTCTCCTATCAGTACCCCAGCGAGGACTTCGATATCATCGACCACCTGAGCTTTGCCGTGGAACCCGGCTCCTTCCACTGCATCATCGGCATCAGCGGCTGCGGAAAGAGCACCATCTTCCGCATGACCAACGGACTGCTAAAGCCCAAGGCGGGGACCATTCTGGTGGAGGGGAAGTCCATTGTGGGACGCAAGCACTACTGCGGCTATATGCCCCAGAAGGACCTGCTGTTCCCCTGGCGAACCGTGGGAGAAAATGTGGCGCTGCCCTTGGAGATCCAGGGGGAGCTGACCCGTGCGGAGCGCCGGGACCGGGCGGAGGCGGCGCTGGCCGACGTGGGACTTGCCGGCTGCGGCAGCAAGATGCCGGACGAGCTCTCTGGCGGGATGCGGCAGCGGGCGGCCTTTGCCCGCACCATGCTGACGGGCTGCGACCTGCTGCTGCTGGACGAGCCCTTCTCCGCCCTGGACTTCCTCACCCGGATCTCCATGCAGGAGTGGCTGCTGGACCAGTGGCAGCGGCACAAGAGGACCATCCTCTTCATCACCCACGACGTGGAGGAGGCGCTGTTCCTCTCCTCCAGCGTGCTGGTGGTGGAGCGCACCCCCATCCGGGAGCTGGCGGAGATTCCGGTCCCCGCGTCCTTCCCGCGGGACCGCTCCTGCCTCAAACTGCCGGAGATGGTGGAGCTGAAGGAGCATCTCATCGACCTTCTGCGAAAGCAGGTGACCCCATGA
- a CDS encoding ABC transporter substrate-binding protein, protein MKQKLALLLTALLLLTGCSSGGSGDTADGQDDGELETIDVVLDWYPNAVHAFLYEAEEKGYFAEEGLQVNILFPSNASDPLTMTAAGRADIGFYYQEDTIIAKANEDVPVKVLGAVVQQPISIVCALAEKNIKTPEDLIGKTIGYSGTRFGEVAVGQMLETVGATLDDVELIDVGFDLMSAMTTGNVDATFGCFINHEVPALEEEGFAVDYMEVMDYGVPNYYALMLVTGEDQLEANRDKYTRFLRACQKGFADMQADPEEALGLLLANQDEENFPLTESVERRSFDVLLPIMETADAPFLSQDVSVWQENIDWLQKVGMIDAAFDPAEVMVDLLAE, encoded by the coding sequence ATGAAACAGAAACTTGCGCTGTTGCTGACGGCGCTTCTGCTGCTCACCGGCTGCTCCTCCGGCGGAAGCGGGGACACGGCGGACGGGCAGGACGATGGAGAGCTGGAGACCATCGACGTGGTGCTGGACTGGTATCCCAACGCCGTCCATGCTTTCCTCTACGAGGCGGAGGAGAAGGGCTACTTTGCGGAGGAGGGCCTGCAGGTGAATATCTTGTTCCCCTCTAACGCCAGCGATCCCCTGACCATGACGGCGGCGGGCCGGGCGGATATCGGCTTCTACTATCAGGAGGACACCATCATCGCCAAGGCCAATGAGGACGTGCCGGTGAAGGTGCTGGGAGCTGTGGTCCAGCAGCCCATCAGCATCGTCTGTGCCCTGGCGGAGAAAAACATCAAGACCCCGGAGGACCTGATCGGCAAGACCATCGGCTACTCCGGCACCCGCTTCGGCGAGGTGGCGGTGGGCCAGATGTTGGAGACTGTGGGCGCCACGCTGGATGACGTGGAGTTGATCGACGTGGGCTTTGACCTGATGAGCGCCATGACCACCGGAAATGTGGACGCCACCTTCGGCTGCTTCATCAACCACGAGGTTCCTGCGCTGGAGGAGGAGGGCTTCGCCGTGGACTACATGGAGGTCATGGACTACGGCGTACCCAACTACTACGCGCTGATGCTGGTGACCGGCGAGGACCAGCTGGAGGCCAACCGGGACAAGTACACTCGGTTCCTGCGGGCCTGTCAGAAGGGCTTTGCCGATATGCAGGCGGACCCGGAGGAGGCGTTGGGGCTCCTGTTGGCCAACCAGGACGAGGAGAACTTCCCCTTGACGGAGTCCGTGGAACGGCGAAGCTTTGATGTGCTGCTGCCCATCATGGAGACGGCCGACGCGCCCTTCCTGTCCCAGGACGTGTCCGTGTGGCAGGAGAACATCGACTGGCTCCAGAAGGTGGGCATGATCGACGCCGCCTTCGATCCGGCGGAGGTCATGGTGGACCTGCTGGCGGAGTGA
- a CDS encoding cation transporter, translating to MKKTYKIDVDCANCANKMEEAARKTEGVQSATVNFMALKMIVEFAEGQDPKAVMEQVRRNCKKVEDDCEIYL from the coding sequence ATGAAAAAAACCTATAAGATCGATGTGGACTGCGCCAATTGCGCCAACAAGATGGAGGAGGCCGCCCGGAAGACCGAAGGCGTCCAGAGCGCCACCGTGAACTTCATGGCGCTGAAGATGATCGTGGAATTCGCGGAGGGGCAGGACCCCAAGGCCGTGATGGAGCAGGTCCGCAGAAATTGCAAAAAGGTGGAGGACGACTGCGAAATCTACCTGTAA